The Oceanithermus desulfurans sequence CCCCTGCCGAGGTCGCCGAGGAAGCCGCCGCCGAATCCTGATGCGCGAAGTCGTCGAGTACCTGGCCAAGGCCGTGGTGGACCACCCGGAGGGCGTGCGGGTGGAAGAACGCCGCGCCAAGGGCGGGGTCGTCTACTACATCGAGGTGCCGGCCGAGGAGAAGGGCCGCATCATCGGACGCCGCGGCCGGGTGATCGAGAGCATCCGTACGGTCGTGCGCGCCTTTGCGCGCGGCAAGGTCTCCGTCGAGGTGCGGTGAACCTGGTTCGCATCGGTCGTCTGGGCCGGCCGCACGCCCTCGCGGGCGGCCTGAAGTTCCGCAGCGAAGCCCCCCAAGCGCTGCTCGGTCAGTCCCGGGTCTACCTCGAAGGTCTGGGCTGGCGCGCCGTGGCGCGCGTTGAGGCTTTGGGCGAGGACCTGGTCGTCTACTTCGTCGGCGTGGAGTCGCGTGAGGCGGCCGAAGAGCTGGCGGGGCTGGACGTCCTGCTCGAGCCCGAGAACCTGCCCGAACCCGAGGGGGGCTGGTACTACTTCCAGCTCGTCGGCCTGCCGGTCTTTCTGGGCGAGGAGCCCCTGGGCGAGGTCGTGGACGTAATGGACACCGGTGCCCAGGACGTGCTCGTGGTGCGGCGGGGCGCGCGCCGCCTGCTCGTTCCCCTGCAGGCCCCCTACGTCGAAGTGGAGGAGGGGGCGGTCCGCCTGGTGGCTCCTCCCGAGGGGCTGCTGGAGTAGCGGTGCTGCGCTACACCGTCCTTACCCTGTTTCCCCGGCTCATCGAGCCCTGGATGCAGGAGGCGCTGCTGGCCAAGGCCGTGCAGCGCGGTCTGATCGAGATCCGCGTCCGCGACATCCGCAACTACGCCAAAGACAAGCACCGCCAGGTCGACGACTACCCCTACGGGGGCGGCGCCGGGATGGTGCTGCGCCCCGACGTGGTCGTCGCGGCCATCGAGGACCAGCTCCCGGCCGACGAGGTGATTTTGCTCACGCCAGCGGGCGAGCCCTTGCGTCAGCCCCTGGCCGAGGAGCTGGCGGCCAAGGACCACCTGGTGCTGGTGAGCGGCCGCTACGAGGGCATCGACGCCCGCGTCGAGAACTTCGTGACCCGCGAGGTCTCCATCGGCGACTTCGTGCTCATGGGCGGTGAGGTGGCGGCGCTGGCGGTCATCGAGGCCACCGCGAGGCTGGTCCCGGGGGTGCTGGGCGACCCCGAGAGCCACCGGCTCGACTCGTTCTCGTGGGGTCTGCTCGACTACCCGCAGTACACCCGACCGCCCGAGTTCCGCGGGCTCAAGGTGCCCGAGGTGCTCACCAGCGGCCACCACGGCAAGGTGGCCGAGTGGCGGCGGCGCGAGGCGCTCAAGCGGACGCTCGAGCGCCGCCCCGATCTGCTCGCGCATGCCCGTTTGAACCCGGAGGATCTGCGCTTGCTCGCGCAACTGGATGCCGACGAGGACGCGCCGGCACCGTAACACCCCCAATCCAGGACGACATTTGTCACTACCCGGGCTGCGGCGGGCGTGCTAGCCTGTGTGTGTAAAAAACCACAATTTAGAAGGTGGTGCCATTATGACGGATCAAGCCATTTGTTCGGTAATGGATGGTGCAAAAGGTGAATCCGGCATTCGCAGGGCATGGCGCGCACTTCTTCTGTTGGCAGGTCTGCTTCTGGTCGCTTGCGGCAATCTGCGGCCGCTGGAGGAGCAGCCTGCGTTTTCGCTTTATGTTTCCCCGGCTGCGGTTACCGTGCCCCAAGGGCAAAGCGGGACCTTGAACCTGACGATACAGCCGGATCGGGCGTTTCAGGGGAGGGTCGGGCTCGAGCTGGCCATGCAGGACGCCTCCGCGCTTCCCTCGGGGATCCAGTGGTCTCCAGAGAGCGTGGACGTAGCCGGAGCGCCCGTGACCCGCACCCTGACCGTCTCGGTCGACGCGACCGTGGCGGTGGGCAGCTACGGACTGATCCTGGAGGCTTCCTCGGGAGGGGTGCGGCGGGAGGCGACCTTTACGTTAACCGTCACCTCTTCCGGCGGTGGTTCAAGGGTCATCGAGATGGACGCGGGCTGGTCGCATACTCTCGTACTTAAGTCCGACGGCACCCTTTGGGGATTTGGTGGCAACGGTTACGGCCAGTTGGGCACCGGCGATACCGACCGTCGGCTAAGCCCCGTTCTTATCATGAGCGACGTTGCCCAGATGGCCGCCGGGAATTACCATACGCTCGTCGTCAAGACCGATGGAACGCTTTGGGTTTTTGGCCGCAACGACGACGGTCGGTTGGGAACGGGCGACAAGGACGATCGCTACACTCCCGTACAGATCATGACCGGGGTAAAAAAGGCGGCGGCGGGGTCGCACCACTCGTTGGCGCTCAAGCAGGACGGCACCCTTTGGGCCTTTGGCTACAACAGCGAAGGTCAGCTGGGTACCGGAGACACCACCAGCCGGCTTAGCCCCGTGCAGGTAATGAGCGACGTCGTCGACGTGACGGCGGGTTACCGGCACACGCTGGCCCTCAAGAGCGACGGAACGCTCTGGGTTTTCGGCGACGGCAGCGCGGGGCAGTTGGGTACGGGTTCCACCAGCGACGAGCTCGCGCCGGTGCAGCTGATGAGCGGCGTGGTGGAAACGGCCGCCGGCGGTGCTTTTACGCTCTTTCTCAAGAACGACGGTAGTTTGTGGGCCAGCGGCTCAAACTCGGATGGGCAGTTGGGCACGGGGCGAATGGGAGATGAGCATAGCCCCGTTTGGATCATGGACGACGTAGCGCACGTAGCGGCCAACGGCTGCCACTCGCTCGCGGTGAAGACCGACGGAACCCTCTGGACCTTCGGGAGCAACGATTGGGGGCAGCTTGGAACCGGAGACACGACGATCCGCCGCTCGCCTACGCAGGTCATGGATGGAGTGGCCCGGGCGGCCGCGGGCGTGAGGCATTCGCTCGTGCTCAAGAACGATGGAACGGTCTGGGGCTTCGGGTGGAACGGCGGCGGCCAGCTGGGCACCGGTGACACCGACGACCGCAGTTCACCGACGTTGATCCCCCTGCCCTGAACCTGCTGCTTCGAGGTGCGGCTGCGGGTTTCTGCCGACCCGCAGCCGCAGGGTTTGACGCGGCCTTCCCCGGGCGACTATACTGGCGGGTGTTGCCCCCAAGGGGCGCGATTCCCATGACTTGTCCATGAACCCACGGGGTTCCGCTGGAAAGGAGAAACCCATGAAGCTGAACCGTGGTGCCCTGCTCAAGGCCGTCGAACAACCCCACTACCGCGAAGGGATCCCCGAGTTTCGCTCGGGCGACACCGTGCGCGTGACCTACCGCGTCGTCGAGGGCAAGCGCGAGCGCCTGCAGGCCTTCGAGGGCGTCGTCATCAAGATCCACCGCAACGGCCTCAACTCCACCTTCACCGTGCGCAAGGTTTCCTACGGCGAGGGCGTGGAGCGCATCTTCCCCTTTCACTCGCCGCTGATCGACAAGGTCGAGGTCGTGAGCTACGGCAAGGTGCGGCAGGCCCGCCCCTACTACCTGCGCGAACTGCGCGGCAAGGCGGCCCGCATCAAGCCCGACCGCAAGCGCACCCAGAAGGCCGCCGAGGCCTACGCCGAGGCCAAGGCCGCGAAGGGCAAGAAGAAAAAGAAGGCCAAGAAGAAGGCCGAGCCCCAGACCTCCGAAGAAGCCTGACCCGCGTTCGCAGACGTTCGCCCCGCGCCGCCGCGCGGGGTTTTTCCTACAATGAGGGCAGAGGAGGGCACCATGGGCAAGATGATCCTGGTACCGACGGACGGCAGCCCCTGCGCGGAGAAGGCCGTCGAGTTCGCGATTCGCGAGGCCGCCGCCCTGGGCGCGGGTCTGGCCTTCCTGCACGTGCTCTACAGCCCCAGCACCCTCGTTCCCACGCCCGAGCTTTCCGAAGAGGAGGACGAGGTGCTAAAGGAGGCCGTAAAGAAGGCCGAGGCGGCGGGCCTGTTCGCCAAGGGGTTGCTGGTGCGGGGTGAGCACCCCGTCGAGGCCATCGTCTCGGAGGCGGAAACCGGGTACGACCGCATCGTGATGGGCCGCCAGGGCGGCGGCATGCTGCGGCGGCTGCTGCTGGGCTCCACCACCGCCGGCGTGGTGCAGCTGGCCAGGGTTCCGGTGCTGGTGGTGCCCTGCGATCATGAGGGTTAGCGAACTCAACTTGCATGCGCGTGCGGTTGCTAACGCTCGCTTGCCAAGCCTCTGCGGTTTACTTTTTTGAAGGGGGAGAGGTCGGCGCTTTCGTCTTCCCAGCGCTCCCGTTCTTCTTTTCTTCCGGGGCAAGTTTTCGCCGCACCGTGCAAACCGTCGTTTTGTACCAGTAATACGACCGGCTCCGAGTTGCGTTGCGTCACCCCCCGCGACCCGCCTGCGCGAGGAGAGGAGCTGTTTACGCCATGGCGGGGAAGGCGGGGGTCTTGCGGGCTGGACCAAGATGCCCGCCTTCGTGGGCATGACGGGGTTGGAGCGCGTGACGGAGGGGGCGGTACGGGAACCCAAACCCTTCGCCTTGCTTGCGGTATGTCGCCTCGGCCAACCCCGGTGCAACCGGGGGAGTTGCTTGCATCCGATAACGAACTTCTGAAGACCGTATGACCTATCCCAAAGGTGGAGAAGGCGGTGGAAGCAGGAGCACCGGCCATCGTCACCCACACGACCCGTTCAGGCGAAGGCAGAGGCCCGTCCACGCCATGGCGGGGAAGGCGGGAGTCCTGCGGGCTGGACCAAGATGCCCGCCTTCGCGGGCGTGACGGGGTTGGCGGGCGGGGGGGGCAAGCGAAGCGGGGTTTCGCGGGCGCCGACGCGATTCGCCTAGGTAGAACCCGACGGTCGTACGCCCTTTTTCCGCTTGGGGCCCGCGTTTTCGCTGGTGAACGGTGACCGGTTCTTTCAGCTTGGGGCAAGAACCGTTGAGCAACGCGCCGGGTGCTGGTCACGCCGAAGCCCGCTGGTTCCGCGGCCGGTACCGCTTAGCCGTGCCAGGCCTGCAGGGGCTCGGGTTCCAGCTCGGCTTCGCGGGCGCGGCGGATGGCCTCGAGCCCCCAGAGCGCCGCTTCGCGGGTGGTGAAGTAGGGCCGGCCCAGCTCGACCGCGCGGCGCAGCTCCGGGTCGGGCGCGAGGCTTACCAGCAGGTCGTAGTCGCCGCCTTCGGCGACCTCGAAGCCGGCCTCGCGGTAGGCGCTTACCAGGTCGTCGTCGGCTGCGATGAAGCGCACCCGGCCCTCAAGCGGCAGCACGTGGCCCGCCCCCAGCTGCGCCCGGTAGTAGGCCAGGTAGGGGTCGCGGTCGAGGCCCATGCTCTCGCCGGTGGAGCGCATCTCCGGCCCCAGCCAGGGGACGACGCCGGGGAACTTGAGCCAGGGCACGGTGACCTCCTTGACCGAGTAGAAGCCGGGTTCGGGGTCCTGGGTCAGGCCCAGCTCTTCGAGCGTCTTGCCGGCGCTGATGAGGGCGGCGTACTTGGCCAGCGGGTGGCCGACCGCCTTGGAGACGAAGGGTACGGTGCGGCTGGCGCGGGGGTTGGCCTCGAGCACGTAGACCTGCCCGTCCTTGTAGGCGTACTGGACGTTCAAGAGACCGCGCACCTCCAGCGCCTGGGCCAGCTTGCGGGTGTACTCGCGCACCGTCTCCACCGCCTCTTCGGGCAGCGTGACCGGCGGCAGCACCGTGGCCGAGTCGCCCGAGTGGACCCCGGCCCGCTCGACGTGCTCCATCACCCCGGCCACCACCACCCGCTCGCCGTCGGCCAGCGCGTCCACGTCGATCTCGACCGCGCCGTCCAGGTAGGCGTCGAGCAGGATCGTGGGCCTGGCGGCCAGTTCGGCGTAGACCTGGCTCAGGTAGGCCTTCAGCTCACCTTCGTCGTGAACCACCTGCATGGCCCGCCCGCCCAGGACGTAGCTGGGCCGCACCATCAGCGGGTAGCCCAACCGGCGGGCGTGCTCCAGCGCCTCGCGTTCGTCGGCGGCCACCGCGCCGGCGGGCTGGGGGAGGCCCAGCTCGGCGGCCAGGCGGTTGAAGGCCTCGCGGTCCTCGGCGGCGTGGATGCTGGCGGGCGAGGTGCCCCAG is a genomic window containing:
- a CDS encoding RCC1 domain-containing protein; amino-acid sequence: MTDQAICSVMDGAKGESGIRRAWRALLLLAGLLLVACGNLRPLEEQPAFSLYVSPAAVTVPQGQSGTLNLTIQPDRAFQGRVGLELAMQDASALPSGIQWSPESVDVAGAPVTRTLTVSVDATVAVGSYGLILEASSGGVRREATFTLTVTSSGGGSRVIEMDAGWSHTLVLKSDGTLWGFGGNGYGQLGTGDTDRRLSPVLIMSDVAQMAAGNYHTLVVKTDGTLWVFGRNDDGRLGTGDKDDRYTPVQIMTGVKKAAAGSHHSLALKQDGTLWAFGYNSEGQLGTGDTTSRLSPVQVMSDVVDVTAGYRHTLALKSDGTLWVFGDGSAGQLGTGSTSDELAPVQLMSGVVETAAGGAFTLFLKNDGSLWASGSNSDGQLGTGRMGDEHSPVWIMDDVAHVAANGCHSLAVKTDGTLWTFGSNDWGQLGTGDTTIRRSPTQVMDGVARAAAGVRHSLVLKNDGTVWGFGWNGGGQLGTGDTDDRSSPTLIPLP
- the rplS gene encoding 50S ribosomal protein L19 — its product is MNRGALLKAVEQPHYREGIPEFRSGDTVRVTYRVVEGKRERLQAFEGVVIKIHRNGLNSTFTVRKVSYGEGVERIFPFHSPLIDKVEVVSYGKVRQARPYYLRELRGKAARIKPDRKRTQKAAEAYAEAKAAKGKKKKKAKKKAEPQTSEEA
- a CDS encoding universal stress protein; the protein is MGKMILVPTDGSPCAEKAVEFAIREAAALGAGLAFLHVLYSPSTLVPTPELSEEEDEVLKEAVKKAEAAGLFAKGLLVRGEHPVEAIVSEAETGYDRIVMGRQGGGMLRRLLLGSTTAGVVQLARVPVLVVPCDHEG
- the rimM gene encoding ribosome maturation factor RimM (Essential for efficient processing of 16S rRNA) translates to MNLVRIGRLGRPHALAGGLKFRSEAPQALLGQSRVYLEGLGWRAVARVEALGEDLVVYFVGVESREAAEELAGLDVLLEPENLPEPEGGWYYFQLVGLPVFLGEEPLGEVVDVMDTGAQDVLVVRRGARRLLVPLQAPYVEVEEGAVRLVAPPEGLLE
- the trmD gene encoding tRNA (guanosine(37)-N1)-methyltransferase TrmD; its protein translation is MRYTVLTLFPRLIEPWMQEALLAKAVQRGLIEIRVRDIRNYAKDKHRQVDDYPYGGGAGMVLRPDVVVAAIEDQLPADEVILLTPAGEPLRQPLAEELAAKDHLVLVSGRYEGIDARVENFVTREVSIGDFVLMGGEVAALAVIEATARLVPGVLGDPESHRLDSFSWGLLDYPQYTRPPEFRGLKVPEVLTSGHHGKVAEWRRREALKRTLERRPDLLAHARLNPEDLRLLAQLDADEDAPAP
- a CDS encoding KH domain-containing protein, translated to MREVVEYLAKAVVDHPEGVRVEERRAKGGVVYYIEVPAEEKGRIIGRRGRVIESIRTVVRAFARGKVSVEVR